In Streptantibioticus cattleyicolor NRRL 8057 = DSM 46488, a genomic segment contains:
- a CDS encoding MFS transporter: MVPHPRRWLVLGVVCLAQLTVLLDNTVVNVAIPSLNKEMGASTADIQWMVNAYSLVQSGLLLTVGSAADRYGRKRALMAGLGVFGVGSLLASQAQSPGQLIAARAGMGVGGALLMTTTLAVVVQVFDEEERVRAIGVWATVATAGFAAGPLIGGVLLTRFWWGSIFLVNVPVAAVALVAVARLVPESKNPVGRRPDLIGALLSTIGMVGVVYAIIAGPGHGWGFGHVVVPAVVGVVALGGFVLWERTVAYPMLDMGFFRDRRFVGAVAGGVLVAFGMGGSFFLLTQHLQFVLGYGPLRAGLCTAPLAVVIAGLNLLGAGAWLLRRIGTPSIVLLGMGLLAAGLALVAVVGGYGYGPMVAGLVLMGAGIALASPAMGAALMGAIPPQRAGIAAGVNGTLTEFGSGLGIAVLGAVLGARFAALLPRSVTGTSLPAALAAAHGPGERAQVTHAFASGVSTSQLIGALAVFAGGLVSAALLRRADRHDRSATAGPGDEDRPDGGTAPVAESAV, translated from the coding sequence GTGGTGCCGCATCCGCGCCGGTGGCTGGTCCTCGGCGTGGTCTGTCTCGCCCAGCTCACCGTGTTGCTCGACAACACCGTGGTGAACGTGGCGATACCGAGCCTGAACAAGGAGATGGGGGCGAGCACCGCAGACATACAGTGGATGGTCAACGCGTATTCGCTGGTGCAGTCGGGGTTGCTGCTGACCGTGGGGAGCGCCGCGGACCGTTACGGGCGCAAGCGGGCGCTCATGGCCGGGCTGGGTGTCTTCGGTGTGGGCTCGTTGCTGGCCTCGCAGGCGCAGAGTCCGGGGCAGTTGATCGCGGCGCGGGCCGGGATGGGCGTGGGCGGCGCGTTGCTGATGACCACCACGCTCGCGGTTGTCGTGCAGGTCTTCGACGAGGAGGAACGGGTCCGGGCGATCGGGGTGTGGGCGACGGTCGCCACCGCCGGGTTCGCGGCCGGTCCGCTGATCGGCGGGGTGTTGCTGACCCGTTTCTGGTGGGGGTCGATCTTCCTGGTCAACGTGCCCGTGGCGGCGGTGGCGCTGGTCGCGGTGGCCCGGCTGGTCCCCGAGTCGAAGAACCCGGTCGGACGGCGGCCGGACCTGATCGGGGCGCTGCTGTCCACGATCGGCATGGTCGGAGTGGTCTACGCGATCATCGCCGGGCCGGGTCATGGCTGGGGCTTCGGCCACGTCGTGGTGCCCGCGGTCGTCGGGGTGGTCGCGTTGGGCGGCTTCGTGCTGTGGGAGCGCACGGTGGCGTACCCGATGCTCGACATGGGGTTCTTCCGCGACCGGCGGTTCGTCGGCGCGGTGGCCGGCGGGGTGCTGGTCGCCTTCGGCATGGGAGGGTCGTTCTTCCTGCTCACCCAGCACTTGCAGTTCGTGCTGGGGTACGGGCCGTTGCGCGCCGGGTTGTGCACCGCGCCGCTGGCGGTCGTCATCGCGGGGCTCAACCTGCTAGGCGCCGGGGCGTGGTTGCTGCGGCGGATCGGCACCCCGTCGATCGTGCTGCTCGGCATGGGGCTGCTGGCCGCGGGCCTGGCGCTGGTCGCGGTGGTGGGCGGGTACGGGTACGGGCCGATGGTGGCCGGGCTGGTGCTCATGGGCGCCGGGATCGCGTTGGCCTCGCCGGCCATGGGGGCGGCGCTGATGGGGGCGATTCCGCCGCAGCGGGCCGGGATCGCGGCCGGCGTCAACGGCACGCTGACGGAGTTCGGCAGCGGGTTGGGGATCGCGGTGCTCGGGGCGGTGCTGGGGGCGCGGTTCGCCGCGCTGCTGCCGCGTTCGGTCACCGGTACGTCGTTGCCCGCCGCCCTCGCCGCGGCGCACGGCCCCGGCGAACGCGCCCAGGTGACCCACGCGTTCGCCTCCGGCGTCAGCACCAGCCAACTGATCGGCGCGCTGGCCGTGTTCGCCGGTGGCCTGGTCTCCGCCGCCCTCCTGCGCCGGGCCGACCGGCACGACCGCTCCGCCACGGCCGGCCCCGGCGACGAGGACCGTCCGGACGGCGGAACGGCGCCTGTGGCGGAGTCCGCCGTCTAG
- a CDS encoding MFS transporter, producing MATTTPPGVRKAGPKHGPADPKHGTHGHHHGGAPAPMTHRQILEALSGLMLGMFVAVLSSTIVSTALPTILADIGGGQSAYTWIVTAALLAVTATTPLWGKMSDLVSKKLLVQIALVLYIVASVAAGFSQNAGMLIACRVVQGVGAGGLSALSQVIMAAMISPRERGRYSGYLGATFAVATVGGPLIGGVITDTSWLGWRWCFYVVVPFALIALVVLQKTIHLPVVRNKKKVDWLGAFFVTAAVCLIMVWVTLAGDKYDWMSWQTAVMVPGAVVLAAIFVLVEFKAAEPIIPMRLFRNKTISITSLASVFVGVAMYSGTVFLSQYFQLSRGKTPTMSGVMTIPMVAGLFLASMGSGQVITRTGRWKAFLIGGGVFLTGGAALLGMLRSDTPYWQVAVYMALIGIGVGLMMQNLVLAVQNQVAPKDLGSASSLVTFFRTLGGAIGVAALGAALSSRITHYTKDGFAALGIPVPASGGGESGIPDLKKLPAVVRGVVEGAYGHGIGDVFLYAAPFAFVALLLVLFIKEVPLRTNTGLQQAAGAAEGTPEPAPARASATISQPALEPELVSAAAGAQSAAAYATAGTSPYGEEVPMNGSMIHGFVRGADGSAVGSATLTLISLQGRQLGRALVGPDGGYSLAAPGPGSYVLIAAADGHQPQASTVVVGDGPLGYDVMLAGTSGLAGAVRAAADGQPVADAMVVVTDVRGEVLATAKTGESGTFSFEELTPGSFTVAVNAAAFRPVALPVEVDGQGITRIEVELASGAQLQGVVRAGAEHRPLADARVTLIDAAGNVAGTATTGEDGSYAFTDLDAGDYTLIAAGYPPVATSLSVDGRGTDGHDVELGHPDE from the coding sequence CTGGATCGTCACGGCGGCGCTGCTCGCGGTCACCGCGACCACCCCGCTGTGGGGCAAGATGTCGGACCTGGTGAGCAAGAAGCTCCTGGTCCAGATAGCCCTCGTGCTCTACATCGTGGCGTCGGTCGCGGCCGGTTTCTCGCAGAACGCGGGCATGCTCATCGCCTGCCGCGTTGTGCAGGGCGTCGGCGCCGGCGGTCTGTCCGCGCTCTCCCAGGTGATCATGGCGGCGATGATCTCGCCGCGTGAGCGGGGCCGTTACAGCGGCTACCTCGGCGCCACCTTCGCGGTGGCCACCGTCGGCGGTCCGCTCATCGGCGGCGTGATCACCGACACCAGCTGGCTCGGCTGGCGCTGGTGCTTCTACGTCGTGGTGCCCTTCGCGCTGATCGCGCTGGTGGTGCTCCAGAAGACCATCCACCTGCCGGTGGTGCGGAACAAGAAGAAGGTCGACTGGCTCGGCGCCTTCTTCGTCACCGCCGCGGTCTGCCTGATCATGGTCTGGGTCACCCTGGCCGGGGACAAGTACGACTGGATGTCGTGGCAGACCGCCGTGATGGTCCCGGGCGCCGTGGTGCTCGCGGCGATCTTCGTCCTGGTGGAGTTCAAGGCCGCCGAACCGATCATCCCGATGCGGCTGTTCCGCAACAAGACGATCAGCATCACCTCGCTGGCCAGCGTCTTCGTCGGCGTCGCGATGTACTCCGGCACCGTCTTCCTCAGCCAGTACTTCCAGCTCTCCCGCGGCAAGACCCCGACCATGTCGGGTGTGATGACCATCCCCATGGTCGCCGGCCTCTTCCTGGCCTCGATGGGCTCGGGACAGGTGATCACCCGTACCGGCCGCTGGAAGGCGTTCCTGATCGGCGGTGGCGTCTTCCTCACCGGCGGCGCCGCGCTGCTCGGCATGCTGCGCTCGGACACCCCGTACTGGCAGGTCGCCGTCTACATGGCGCTGATCGGCATCGGCGTCGGCCTGATGATGCAGAACCTGGTGCTCGCGGTGCAGAACCAGGTGGCCCCCAAGGACCTGGGCTCGGCCAGCTCGCTGGTGACGTTCTTCCGGACGCTCGGCGGTGCCATCGGCGTCGCGGCGCTCGGCGCGGCCCTGTCGTCCCGCATCACCCACTACACCAAGGACGGCTTCGCCGCCCTCGGCATCCCGGTGCCCGCCTCCGGTGGCGGCGAGTCCGGCATCCCGGACCTGAAGAAGCTCCCGGCCGTGGTGCGCGGTGTGGTCGAGGGCGCCTACGGGCACGGCATCGGTGACGTCTTCCTGTACGCGGCGCCGTTCGCGTTCGTCGCGCTGCTGCTGGTGCTCTTCATCAAGGAGGTGCCGCTGCGCACCAACACCGGCCTCCAGCAGGCCGCCGGTGCCGCCGAGGGCACCCCGGAGCCGGCCCCGGCGCGGGCTTCGGCCACCATTTCCCAACCGGCCCTGGAGCCGGAGCTGGTCAGTGCGGCTGCCGGTGCGCAGTCGGCCGCCGCGTACGCCACCGCGGGTACGAGCCCGTACGGCGAGGAGGTTCCCATGAACGGCAGCATGATCCACGGATTCGTGCGCGGCGCCGACGGCTCCGCGGTCGGATCCGCGACCTTGACCCTGATCTCCCTCCAGGGCCGGCAGCTCGGCCGCGCCCTGGTCGGACCGGACGGCGGCTACAGCCTGGCGGCGCCCGGCCCGGGCAGCTACGTGCTGATCGCGGCGGCCGACGGCCACCAGCCGCAGGCGTCCACCGTGGTCGTCGGCGACGGTCCGCTCGGCTACGACGTGATGCTGGCCGGCACCAGCGGGCTGGCCGGTGCCGTCCGCGCGGCGGCCGACGGGCAGCCGGTGGCCGACGCCATGGTCGTCGTCACCGACGTCCGCGGCGAGGTGCTGGCCACCGCCAAGACCGGCGAGTCGGGCACCTTCAGCTTCGAGGAGCTGACCCCCGGCAGCTTCACGGTGGCCGTCAACGCCGCCGCGTTCCGCCCGGTGGCGCTGCCGGTCGAGGTGGACGGCCAGGGGATCACCCGGATCGAGGTGGAGCTGGCCTCCGGTGCCCAGCTCCAGGGCGTGGTGCGGGCCGGGGCGGAACACCGTCCGCTGGCCGACGCCCGGGTCACGCTGATCGACGCGGCGGGCAACGTCGCGGGCACCGCCACCACCGGTGAGGACGGTTCGTACGCCTTCACCGACCTGGACGCCGGCGACTACACGCTCATCGCCGCCGGTTACCCGCCGGTCGCCACCTCGCTCTCCGTGGACGGGCGGGGCACCGACGGGCACGATGTGGAACTCGGCCACCCGGACGAGTGA
- a CDS encoding PPOX class F420-dependent oxidoreductase yields the protein MAPRIATNTTVDLDALLDFLRPRHRALLLTTRTDGRPQGSPVSCGVDGDGRLVVATYPERAKVRNVRRDPRVSVIVLSDDWNGPWVQVDGEAEVVDAPESVEPLVEYYRAIAGEHPDWDEYRTAMLRQGKSLIRVNPRSWGPVATGGFPASAQQA from the coding sequence ATGGCACCTCGAATCGCGACCAACACCACCGTCGACCTCGACGCGTTGCTGGACTTCCTCCGCCCCCGGCACCGCGCCCTGCTGCTGACCACCCGTACGGACGGACGCCCCCAGGGCTCCCCCGTCTCCTGCGGGGTGGACGGGGACGGCCGGCTGGTCGTCGCCACGTACCCGGAACGCGCCAAGGTCCGCAACGTCCGGCGGGACCCCCGGGTCAGCGTGATCGTGCTCTCCGACGACTGGAACGGCCCGTGGGTGCAGGTCGACGGGGAGGCCGAGGTGGTCGACGCGCCCGAGTCGGTGGAACCGCTCGTCGAGTACTACCGGGCGATCGCCGGCGAACACCCCGACTGGGACGAGTACCGGACCGCCATGCTCCGGCAGGGCAAGTCGCTGATCCGGGTGAACCCGCGCAGTTGGGGTCCGGTGGCGACGGGCGGCTTCCCGGCCTCCGCCCAACAGGCTTGA
- a CDS encoding MarR family winged helix-turn-helix transcriptional regulator, producing the protein MARDDTAPGFTDAELAAQPVGYWTRAANDAVISYINARMGEFGIAQRHWWALFQVGRATDGLTTGELVELMRRIRPYVDAPSVEPAVAELVERALLVRDTTGRLTLTDSGAALRDRVQLLVQENRARIHAGIPDEDYVTTVKVLRRMIENVGGNAEFH; encoded by the coding sequence ATGGCCCGCGACGACACCGCCCCCGGCTTCACCGACGCCGAACTGGCCGCCCAGCCCGTGGGCTACTGGACCAGGGCGGCCAACGACGCCGTCATCAGCTACATCAACGCCCGGATGGGGGAGTTCGGGATCGCCCAGCGGCACTGGTGGGCGCTGTTCCAGGTGGGGCGGGCCACGGACGGGCTCACCACCGGCGAACTGGTCGAACTGATGCGGCGCATCCGCCCCTACGTGGACGCCCCCAGCGTCGAACCCGCCGTCGCCGAGCTGGTCGAACGCGCGCTCCTCGTCCGCGACACCACCGGCCGCCTCACCCTCACCGACTCCGGCGCCGCCCTGCGCGACCGCGTCCAACTCCTCGTCCAGGAGAACCGTGCCCGCATCCACGCCGGCATCCCGGACGAGGACTACGTCACCACGGTGAAGGTACTGCGCAGGATGATCGAGAACGTGGGCGGGAACGCGGAGTTCCACTGA
- a CDS encoding LLM class F420-dependent oxidoreductase — MPLGQYGIWNAALRGSDPAQRAEVVEAAQELEELGYSALWIGGSSDVSDAVPIVEATSSITVATGILNIWHHDAADVAARHTSLTAAHPGRFLLGLGAGHSQIDAAYQRPYSATVSYLDALDTAQPPVPAAERVLAALGPKMLKLSRDRAAGAHPYLVTPEYVAQARATLGDGPLLAPELKVVLESDPDRARTIARGYLSRYLGLSNYTSNFLRLGFTEDDFPDGGSDRLIDALFAWGTPETVRKRTEEFLAAGADHLALQVVDQPSGPGLTRPEWRRLAEALELTR; from the coding sequence ATGCCTCTCGGTCAGTACGGAATCTGGAACGCCGCCCTGCGCGGCAGCGACCCCGCCCAACGCGCCGAAGTCGTCGAAGCCGCCCAGGAGTTGGAAGAACTCGGCTACTCCGCCCTGTGGATCGGCGGCAGCAGCGACGTCTCCGACGCCGTACCGATCGTCGAGGCCACCTCCTCCATCACCGTGGCCACCGGCATCCTCAACATCTGGCACCACGACGCCGCCGACGTCGCCGCCCGCCACACCTCGCTCACCGCGGCCCACCCCGGCCGCTTCCTCCTCGGCCTGGGCGCCGGCCACTCCCAGATCGACGCCGCGTACCAGCGCCCCTACTCGGCGACGGTCTCCTACCTCGACGCACTCGACACCGCCCAGCCCCCGGTGCCCGCCGCCGAACGGGTCCTCGCCGCCCTCGGCCCCAAGATGCTCAAGCTCTCCCGGGACCGCGCCGCCGGCGCCCACCCCTACCTCGTCACCCCCGAATACGTGGCCCAGGCCCGCGCCACCCTCGGTGACGGACCGCTGCTCGCCCCCGAGCTGAAGGTCGTCCTGGAATCCGATCCCGACCGCGCCCGCACCATCGCCCGCGGCTACCTCTCCCGCTACCTCGGACTCTCCAACTACACCTCCAACTTCCTGCGTCTCGGCTTCACCGAGGACGACTTCCCCGACGGCGGCAGCGACCGCCTCATCGACGCGCTCTTCGCCTGGGGCACCCCGGAAACGGTCCGCAAGCGCACCGAGGAGTTCCTCGCCGCCGGCGCCGACCACCTCGCCCTCCAGGTCGTCGACCAGCCCTCCGGCCCCGGCCTCACCCGCCCCGAATGGCGTCGCCTGGCCGAAGCGCTGGAACTCACCCGCTGA
- a CDS encoding response regulator transcription factor — translation MPALSTPSPRGRAELKRSDGSPVRVLVVDHEAALVDLLSMTLRYEGWEVRAEGTGAAALSAARDFRPDAVVLDMVLPDCDGLEMLSRLRRDIPDVPVLFLTAKDAVEDRVAGLTAGGDDYVTKPFSLEEVVARLRGLMRRSGVAADRAESLLVVGDLTLDEDSHEVTRGGDSIHLTATEFELLRYLMRNPRRVLSKAQILDRVWSYDFGGQANVVELYISYLRRKIDAGRAPMIHTRRGAGYLIKAAETG, via the coding sequence ATGCCTGCCCTTTCCACTCCCTCGCCGCGGGGGCGCGCCGAGCTCAAGCGCTCGGACGGGTCTCCGGTCCGTGTGCTCGTCGTCGATCACGAGGCCGCGCTGGTCGATCTGCTGTCCATGACCCTGCGATACGAGGGGTGGGAGGTGCGTGCCGAGGGGACCGGGGCCGCCGCGCTGAGTGCGGCGCGGGACTTCCGGCCGGACGCGGTCGTGCTCGACATGGTGCTCCCTGACTGCGACGGGCTGGAGATGCTGTCGCGGTTGCGGCGGGACATCCCGGACGTGCCGGTGCTCTTCCTGACCGCCAAGGACGCGGTGGAGGACAGGGTGGCCGGGCTGACGGCGGGCGGGGACGACTACGTCACCAAGCCGTTCAGTCTGGAGGAGGTGGTGGCCCGGCTGCGCGGGCTGATGCGGCGTTCCGGCGTGGCGGCGGACCGGGCGGAGTCGTTGCTGGTCGTCGGCGACCTCACGCTGGACGAGGACAGCCACGAGGTGACCCGCGGCGGCGACTCCATCCACCTGACCGCGACCGAGTTCGAGCTGCTGAGGTATCTGATGCGCAACCCGCGTCGGGTGCTCAGCAAGGCGCAGATCCTCGACCGGGTGTGGTCGTACGACTTCGGCGGCCAGGCGAACGTGGTGGAGCTGTACATCTCGTACCTGCGGCGCAAGATAGACGCGGGGCGGGCGCCGATGATCCATACGCGGCGCGGTGCGGGATATCTGATCAAGGCCGCCGAGACCGGCTGA
- a CDS encoding TetR/AcrR family transcriptional regulator: MSAGPRAIDPQASVWMKRRPGERRRQGAGESAGLDRGRIVRAAIGLLDADGLGKFSMRRLAAELGVTPMSVYWYVDNKDDLLEVALDEVQAEIPLPDPESGDWQAGVRELASGYRSMLRTHPWAVRLLGEYLNIGPRAVALSTAAYRVMGHSGLPAEQVAGALSTVFQFAYGSGTSEARWAERCRAAGVGEEDYYNEVLALLRDREDFARLAEVSDVGSRVTVAEARDREFAFALDCLVAGIEAMRDRSSAD; this comes from the coding sequence ATGTCCGCTGGTCCACGCGCGATCGATCCGCAGGCCAGTGTGTGGATGAAGCGGCGGCCGGGGGAGCGGCGGCGGCAGGGGGCGGGGGAGTCGGCGGGGCTGGACCGGGGGCGGATCGTCCGGGCGGCCATCGGGTTGCTGGACGCGGACGGGCTGGGGAAGTTCTCCATGCGCCGGCTCGCCGCCGAGCTGGGGGTGACCCCGATGTCGGTGTACTGGTATGTCGACAACAAGGACGACCTGCTGGAGGTCGCGCTCGACGAGGTCCAGGCGGAGATACCGCTGCCGGATCCGGAGTCGGGCGACTGGCAGGCGGGGGTACGGGAACTGGCCTCCGGTTACCGGTCGATGCTGCGCACCCATCCGTGGGCGGTGCGCCTGCTCGGGGAGTACCTCAACATCGGGCCGCGGGCGGTGGCGCTCTCCACCGCCGCGTACCGCGTCATGGGCCACAGCGGGCTGCCGGCGGAGCAGGTGGCCGGGGCGCTGTCCACCGTCTTCCAGTTCGCGTACGGTTCCGGTACCTCCGAGGCGCGCTGGGCGGAGCGGTGCCGGGCGGCCGGGGTCGGCGAGGAGGACTACTACAACGAGGTGCTGGCCCTGTTGCGGGACCGCGAGGACTTCGCGCGGCTCGCCGAGGTCTCCGACGTCGGCTCGCGGGTGACGGTCGCCGAGGCCCGGGACCGCGAGTTCGCGTTCGCCCTGGACTGCCTGGTGGCCGGCATCGAGGCGATGCGCGACCGTTCGTCGGCCGACTGA
- a CDS encoding YceI family protein, with the protein MTTHTGEGTTSGNNGLRARVRTKDGWAVQHAVLTVTDMTGQQVLRATTDDEGQVRTEPLPQGAYTVIVTAVGYQPAASTAIVPASGRADLGNLVLARQGGVELPPPGPWTIDPVHSTVGAVAQHLGISSVRGHFTEFRGQIEIAENIEDSRVSAAISAASIDTGNKMRDDHLKSPDFLNVDVHPEITYVSTGPVTPAGPDRWTVPGELTMNALTRPVDLDLTYLGTGPDPWGGTRAAFHATAELRREDFAMNYNQVLQAGIAAIGTTLRVELDIQAVQGSSLPMG; encoded by the coding sequence ATGACCACTCACACGGGTGAGGGCACCACCTCGGGCAACAACGGTCTTCGGGCCCGGGTACGGACCAAGGACGGCTGGGCGGTGCAGCACGCCGTGCTCACCGTCACCGACATGACGGGCCAGCAGGTACTGCGGGCCACCACGGACGACGAGGGCCAGGTGCGCACCGAGCCGCTGCCGCAGGGCGCGTACACGGTGATCGTCACGGCCGTCGGCTACCAGCCGGCCGCCTCCACCGCGATCGTCCCCGCCTCCGGCCGGGCCGACCTGGGCAACCTGGTCCTCGCCCGGCAGGGCGGCGTGGAGCTGCCGCCGCCGGGGCCGTGGACCATCGACCCGGTGCACTCCACGGTGGGCGCGGTCGCCCAGCACCTGGGCATCTCCAGCGTGCGCGGCCACTTCACCGAGTTCCGCGGGCAGATCGAGATCGCGGAGAACATCGAGGACTCCCGGGTCTCCGCCGCGATCAGCGCCGCGAGCATCGACACCGGCAACAAGATGCGCGACGACCACCTGAAGTCCCCCGACTTCCTCAACGTCGACGTGCACCCGGAGATCACCTACGTCAGCACCGGTCCGGTCACCCCGGCCGGCCCGGACCGCTGGACGGTCCCCGGTGAGCTGACCATGAACGCGCTGACCCGGCCGGTCGACCTCGACCTGACCTACCTGGGCACCGGCCCCGACCCCTGGGGCGGCACCCGGGCGGCCTTCCACGCCACCGCCGAACTGCGGCGCGAGGACTTCGCCATGAACTACAACCAGGTCCTCCAGGCCGGCATCGCCGCCATCGGCACCACCCTCCGCGTCGAACTGGACATCCAGGCCGTGCAGGGCTCGTCACTGCCGATGGGCTGA